AGAACCTTACATCATCGACGAGCGAGGCTTGTCCCGAGTGCCAGAGGAGGCCGACAGCACGACTGTTGAGGCCGCCGGTAAAAATTCCGATCCCTGTGATTACGTTGGATCCTCCAGCAGGAGTTAGCAACAAAGGCTTGGGAGTACCAGGGCCTTGGAATACCGGCGGGTGCAGATGTTGCAGGAAAAGAACGAATAGGTGAGGCATCGAATCTAGTCTTGATATCAGCTAAAGCACCTATGGATGTAAGTCCTAGCCCATGCGAGAAGACGCCGACATGATAGATATCGGCAGGCTGCAAAAATTGACGGCCGCTCTCGCGGAACTTTGCAAAGACTGGTACATGACGGCAGACAACATCTTCGAAGTTAATTTCCGTCATGCGACTTGTCTCATCGCTGATCAGTACGGCAGGGCCTGAGATGTTGTCGAAGAAACTATCTTTGATCCAGAGTTGATCAGAGTAATGCGAGTCGATGGAGATCGCAGTCGGCACATTATGAAACTCATCGTGCACCAGTGTGAGGCCAGCTTCATTCTCACGAATTGCAGCCTCTCGCTGCCCGTCAAAGCTCGAATCGACGAGAGTGAACTGCCACGCGGGCGATGGCTTGCGTGCCATGATCCCGAATTGGCCACCGTGAAAGTGAAGGTCTTCCGCGATATTGGCCACTTCGTGTACACCTGCAAAACCTGAGCCCATGTTGAAGTCCATATGACTGAGATAGGCATGCTGAGCTGCATGAAAACGAATAGCAACCGCACCAGCGTTATCTGCTCCAACTTCAAAATCAACATTGCTCATGGCGGAGTAGAACGTACCGGGATTGGCATCCGGCACCGTCAGGCTGGGTGGCACAACACCCGGCTGTGTAGGGGGCGTGCGGACATGTAAACTTTCTGGACGCCTGGATTTCTCTCCATCACCTGGCTTGGCACCAGCGAAGAAGAACATGTATGCGATGCCAGCCTGATAACCAGGAGTCCTATCCCCCAGGACGAACACTGGACGTTGCGTGCCGTACCCGATAATACGTATCCCCGGCCAAAGGTAGATCGTTCTCGTTATGCTATAGCGACCTTGCGGGATAAAGACAATCCCTTCCCCCTTCGTTGCCTGCACCTCATCAATAGCGGCCTGTACTGCCGCGCTATCATCGGCAACTCCGTCGCCGCGCACATGAAATCGTCCGGGAACCAGATAGACGGCAGAAGCATCTTCCAGACGTAACGGATAGGCAGAATCCGCCACGCAGGTCGAGGTGCTTAGAAAGGAAACAAAGAAAAGAATCAGAGTCGTTTTCATGAGGCACCTTAAGGATATTCAACTCCACTACATCTATAGCCTTTATCTAGAAAACTCTGGCTTCAAGTGCCATCTTCATGATTCTTTCAAGCGTGAAGAGTAAGTAGCGGCACCTCTATCTTCAAAGCCTACAAAGTGATATTCCGCATTCTTGACAAGTTCACCTACAGTGCCTATAAGGACTGGGTCCATTATTACTCGTTTATTAGACACTCCTACAGGCGAGTAACTCAATACGATTTATCCCTGAAAGGAAAGCCAAAGCCATGCCCGATTTCACTATCTCAAAGTTTAATCGCCGCAGTGTACTCAGGTCGTCGATGGCCATGTTGGCGGGTGGACTGGTCAGCAGCAAGGCGACTTATGCCGAGGCTCAGACTTCGATCAAGAATGTCAATTTGCACTCCAGTCCATCGACACTCAAGATCACCGATATGCGTTACTGCGTCGTTGTAAAGCCTGGCCCAAGTCCCTGCCCTATTATTCGCATTGACACTAACCAGGGAGTGTATGGTCTAGGCGAAGTACGCGATGTCGCGGGCTATCAATACGCTATGGTGCTCAAGAGCCGCATCCTGGGAGAGAATCCTCTTAATGTCGATTACCTCTTCGAAAAGATCTCCCAGTTCGGGGGAATTTCGCGTCAGGCAGGCGGCGTCTGCGCGGTAGAGATGGCGCTCTGGGATATTGCGGGCAAGGTTTATAACTGTCCCGTTTACCAGATGTTGGGCGGAAAATGGCGCGACACCATACGCATCTATGCGGATACACCGGAGGCCGATACTCCGCAGGAGTTTGCCGCAATTGCGAAAGAGCGTAAAGATCGCGGACTTACCTGGATCAAGGTTGATATCGGCACCGATCTTCTGAAGGGGAAGCCCGGAACCATCATGGAGCCTAGCGATCAACAGACGATTGAATATGATAAACGCCTGCCGCACCCGTTCACCGGCAATGAACTCACGGACAAGGGGATTGCGGTTTACTGCGAGTATATGTCGGCCATTCGCGAAGCCATTGGCTATGAGACGCCTCTCTCCACAGACCACCTTGGACATCTCGGGGTGAAGTCGATCATCCGCCTGGCCCGCGCCTATGAGAGATTCAATCTGGAGTGGATCGAGGATGTTATTCCCTGGTACTACACCGACTTACTTAAAGAGATTACAGAGGCCAGTCCGACTCCCACAGCTACCGGTGAGGATATCTACGAGGTTGCTGATTTCGAAAAGCTTTGCGCCGAACATGCTGTCGATAAGATTCATCCCGACCTGGCGACCTCGGGCGGGATACTGCGCACACATAAGATTGGCGATATGGCCTACAAGTATGGTGTTCCTATGGCAATGCACTTCGCGGGTACGCCAGTCAGTTGCATGGCCAATGTACACTGCGCGGCTGCAACCCGTAACTTTCTTGCGCTGGAGAACCATTCGCTCGATGTGGCCTTCTGGCAGGACCTTGTCACTGGGATCGAGAAGCCTATTATCAACAAGGGATTCATCAAGGTTCCCGATACTCCAGGGCTCGGCATAACCCTGAACGACGATGAGATGAAGAAACACCTGAAGCCCGGAACCGGCTACTTTGAACCGACACCGATGTGGAACGAGAAGCAATCTGTGGACGACCAACTTTTCAGCTAAAGAGGAACTGCATGAACCGAGTAATGCGATCTGCCATGTTGGCCTGCACCGTAGTAGCCTGTACTGTTTTGTCTTCCCTGCCAGCTTGTGCGCAGGTCAAGATGACCAAAGAGCAAATGATGTTTTATACCTCGGACTGGAAAGGGGAACGTTTTCCCGATGGCCGTCCCAGGGTGCCGGATGATCTGCTCAAGCGAGCACTGGATGTATCTATTGAAGACGTCTGGGATTTTCTGCGCAGCGCGGGCTACAACTGTCAGTTTGATGGCGGATGGCAGGCTCTTCATCCTGACAAAGCCTTTGCTGGCCGGGCACTGACGGCACAGTACATGCCGCTCCGGCCTGACATGATGAAGGCCATTACGGCGGAGGGAAAGGCTGAAGGCAGACTCAGTGGCAATAATAGTTGGCCTATTAATGAGTTACAGATAGGCGATGTCTATGTAGCTGACGGCTTCGGCAAGATCGTTGAAGGGACGCTCATTGGCTCGAATCTGGGGAACGGTATTGCTGCCCATAGTCATACCGGCTTCGTCTTCGATGCAGGGATACGAGACGCCGAGGAGAATCGCGAGATTCCGAACTTCAATGGTTTTTATCGTGCCTACGATCCCTCGGCCTGGGCACAGATGACGCTTACAGCGATCAATGCACCTATTCGCATTGGGCGAGCTATTGTGTTACCTGGAGATCTGGTGCTTGCCAAACGGGATGGGGTTCTGTTTATTCCGGCCATTCTCGCCGAAGCTGCGATTAGCTCCGCGGAGTTCACCAACCTGGAAGATGCCTTCAACTTTGAACTGAATCGCGAGGGGAAGAACGGCGCGGAGTTTGAAGGCGGATGGACGCCGCAGAAGTACGATGCTCTCGCAAAATGGGTGGATGCTCATCCTGACAAGCTGAAGATGTCACGCACGCAGTTCAGTACTCTGCTTGAACAGAAGAAACAGCGGAAACATTAAATAAAAACTCAGTAAAGTTGGACACGGAGACTTATTAGAGTCTTCGTGTCCAGCCATTTCAAAAAACATCACTATTTTGCGGTTGAGCCTTGAACGATCAGATTGTTCTCAATGCTGAAAGCTCCAGGAGCAGAGTTTGCCTGCATACCAGCGAGGGCTGCGTCGGACTGGCGGAGGACGACGCCATATAGCATCACATTGCCGTTCTTCACGATG
This is a stretch of genomic DNA from Granulicella sp. WH15. It encodes these proteins:
- a CDS encoding glycoside hydrolase family 55 protein, whose product is MKTTLILFFVSFLSTSTCVADSAYPLRLEDASAVYLVPGRFHVRGDGVADDSAAVQAAIDEVQATKGEGIVFIPQGRYSITRTIYLWPGIRIIGYGTQRPVFVLGDRTPGYQAGIAYMFFFAGAKPGDGEKSRRPESLHVRTPPTQPGVVPPSLTVPDANPGTFYSAMSNVDFEVGADNAGAVAIRFHAAQHAYLSHMDFNMGSGFAGVHEVANIAEDLHFHGGQFGIMARKPSPAWQFTLVDSSFDGQREAAIRENEAGLTLVHDEFHNVPTAISIDSHYSDQLWIKDSFFDNISGPAVLISDETSRMTEINFEDVVCRHVPVFAKFRESGRQFLQPADIYHVGVFSHGLGLTSIGALADIKTRFDASPIRSFPATSAPAGIPRPWYSQAFVANSCWRIQRNHRDRNFYRRPQQSCCRPPLALGTSLARR
- a CDS encoding mandelate racemase/muconate lactonizing enzyme family protein, translated to MPDFTISKFNRRSVLRSSMAMLAGGLVSSKATYAEAQTSIKNVNLHSSPSTLKITDMRYCVVVKPGPSPCPIIRIDTNQGVYGLGEVRDVAGYQYAMVLKSRILGENPLNVDYLFEKISQFGGISRQAGGVCAVEMALWDIAGKVYNCPVYQMLGGKWRDTIRIYADTPEADTPQEFAAIAKERKDRGLTWIKVDIGTDLLKGKPGTIMEPSDQQTIEYDKRLPHPFTGNELTDKGIAVYCEYMSAIREAIGYETPLSTDHLGHLGVKSIIRLARAYERFNLEWIEDVIPWYYTDLLKEITEASPTPTATGEDIYEVADFEKLCAEHAVDKIHPDLATSGGILRTHKIGDMAYKYGVPMAMHFAGTPVSCMANVHCAAATRNFLALENHSLDVAFWQDLVTGIEKPIINKGFIKVPDTPGLGITLNDDEMKKHLKPGTGYFEPTPMWNEKQSVDDQLFS
- a CDS encoding RraA family protein, which codes for MNRVMRSAMLACTVVACTVLSSLPACAQVKMTKEQMMFYTSDWKGERFPDGRPRVPDDLLKRALDVSIEDVWDFLRSAGYNCQFDGGWQALHPDKAFAGRALTAQYMPLRPDMMKAITAEGKAEGRLSGNNSWPINELQIGDVYVADGFGKIVEGTLIGSNLGNGIAAHSHTGFVFDAGIRDAEENREIPNFNGFYRAYDPSAWAQMTLTAINAPIRIGRAIVLPGDLVLAKRDGVLFIPAILAEAAISSAEFTNLEDAFNFELNREGKNGAEFEGGWTPQKYDALAKWVDAHPDKLKMSRTQFSTLLEQKKQRKH